A portion of the Cohaesibacter gelatinilyticus genome contains these proteins:
- the pdxY gene encoding pyridoxal kinase: MSQPTNPAQGKQGPKPIIIVISSHVMAGSVGNRAAAFALERMGYQVWEVPTIMLPWHPGHGPSTRQIPDEDNFAQCLQDLANHPDFANVAAILSGYLGQASQANAIAKLVDELKSANPEALYLCDPVMGEANGLYIPVETATAIREQLLPRADIATPNRFEFAWLTNSEPTCNEDMMETASNWPVAKSVITSAFPMLKNAIGNLLLTPSPNDRAELDALLCEHQSLPNTPHGTGDLFSALFLGHLLNIKNEEQSLKLASSGVFEVVARTVNIGEKDLALSTFQDRFMAPMAMVNLRKIGGKPKLATFRKGPKRPRPTSSE, translated from the coding sequence ATGAGCCAGCCTACCAATCCAGCCCAAGGCAAACAGGGCCCAAAGCCAATCATCATCGTGATTTCCAGCCATGTGATGGCCGGATCAGTGGGCAATCGCGCCGCCGCTTTTGCCCTGGAGCGGATGGGCTATCAGGTATGGGAAGTCCCTACCATCATGCTGCCTTGGCATCCCGGTCATGGCCCTTCCACCCGGCAGATTCCGGATGAAGACAATTTTGCTCAGTGTTTGCAGGATTTGGCCAACCATCCCGACTTTGCCAATGTTGCCGCCATTCTGTCCGGCTATTTGGGACAAGCATCTCAGGCAAACGCCATCGCAAAGCTGGTTGATGAGCTGAAATCCGCCAATCCGGAAGCCCTCTATCTGTGCGATCCGGTCATGGGTGAAGCAAACGGTCTCTATATACCGGTTGAGACCGCAACTGCCATCAGGGAGCAATTGCTGCCCCGCGCCGATATCGCCACACCCAATCGCTTTGAATTTGCATGGCTCACCAATTCCGAGCCAACCTGCAATGAAGACATGATGGAGACGGCATCAAACTGGCCCGTCGCCAAGTCTGTCATCACCAGCGCGTTTCCGATGCTGAAAAACGCCATCGGCAATTTACTGCTCACCCCATCTCCAAATGATCGAGCAGAGCTGGATGCCCTGCTCTGTGAGCATCAATCCCTGCCCAACACACCTCACGGGACCGGCGATCTCTTTTCCGCGCTGTTTTTAGGACATTTACTCAACATCAAAAACGAGGAGCAAAGCCTGAAACTGGCCTCAAGCGGCGTCTTCGAAGTCGTAGCCCGCACTGTCAATATCGGCGAAAAGGATCTGGCTCTCTCCACATTTCAGGACCGCTTCATGGCTCCGATGGCGATGGTCAATCTGCGCAAGATTGGTGGCAAACCCAAGCTGGCCACTTTCCGCAAAGGTCCCAAACGTCCTCGCCCAACTTCTTCAGAGTAA
- the leuD gene encoding 3-isopropylmalate dehydratase small subunit, which translates to MDKFTTLTAVAAPMPLINIDTDMIIPKQFLKTIKRTGLGANVFHEMRFNEDGSENADFVLNNDAYRKAEIIVAGDNFGCGSSREHAPWALLDYGIKCIISTSFADIFYNNSFKNGILPIVVNEDDHKKLLDDASRGANATLTIDLENQVIKGPDGGKISFEIDPFKKKCLLEGLDDIGLSMQKIDNVDKFEDTMTSERPWV; encoded by the coding sequence ATGGACAAGTTCACCACGCTGACCGCAGTCGCTGCCCCAATGCCGCTGATCAACATCGACACCGATATGATCATCCCGAAGCAGTTTCTGAAAACCATCAAACGGACCGGCCTTGGTGCCAACGTGTTCCATGAGATGCGTTTCAACGAAGATGGCAGCGAGAATGCGGATTTTGTTCTGAACAATGACGCCTATCGCAAGGCAGAAATCATTGTGGCTGGCGACAATTTCGGCTGCGGCTCTTCCCGTGAGCATGCGCCTTGGGCTCTGCTGGATTACGGCATCAAATGCATCATCTCCACCAGCTTTGCTGATATCTTCTACAACAACAGCTTCAAGAACGGCATCCTGCCAATCGTGGTCAATGAAGACGACCACAAGAAGCTGCTGGATGACGCATCTCGCGGTGCCAATGCAACCCTGACCATCGACCTCGAAAACCAGGTCATCAAAGGCCCTGATGGCGGCAAGATCTCTTTCGAAATCGATCCGTTCAAAAAGAAATGCCTGCTCGAGGGTCTCGATGATATCGGTCTCTCCATGCAGAAGATCGATAACGTCGACAAATTCGAAGACACCATGACCAGTGAGCGTCCTTGGGTCTGA
- a CDS encoding aspartate-semialdehyde dehydrogenase: MGYKIAIVGATGNVGREMLDILSERGFPADEVVALASSRSKGKEVSFGDSTLKCQVLDHYDFSDTDFCLMSAGGSLSKEWSPKIAAQGCIVIDNSSQWRYDERIPLVVPEVNAAVLEEWIAKKDRINIIANPNCSTAQLLVALKPLHEKAKIKRAVVSTYQSVSGGGKDAMDELFTQTRAVFVSDPIEPKKFPKRIAFNVIPHIDVFMDDGSTKEEWKVVAETKKMLDPSIKVSCTAVRVPVFVGHSEAVNLEFEGPITADEARDILREAPGCLVVDKREDGGYITPVESAGEDATYISRIREDSTVENGLNIWVVSDNLRKGAALNTVQIAETLINKGLVKSRAEAAA; encoded by the coding sequence ATGGGTTATAAAATTGCAATCGTCGGTGCCACGGGTAATGTGGGCCGGGAGATGCTTGATATTCTGTCTGAGCGCGGTTTTCCGGCAGATGAAGTGGTGGCGTTGGCCTCCTCTCGCTCCAAGGGCAAGGAAGTGTCCTTTGGCGATTCCACGCTGAAATGTCAGGTTCTGGATCATTATGATTTTTCTGACACCGATTTCTGTCTGATGTCTGCTGGTGGTTCCCTGTCCAAGGAATGGTCTCCAAAGATTGCCGCTCAAGGCTGTATCGTCATCGATAACTCCTCCCAATGGCGTTATGACGAGCGTATTCCACTTGTCGTGCCAGAGGTGAATGCGGCTGTGCTGGAAGAGTGGATTGCAAAAAAGGATCGCATCAATATCATTGCGAACCCAAACTGCTCTACTGCGCAGCTTCTGGTGGCTTTGAAGCCATTGCATGAAAAAGCCAAGATCAAACGTGCGGTGGTTTCCACCTATCAGTCTGTTTCTGGTGGTGGCAAGGACGCCATGGATGAGCTGTTCACCCAGACCCGTGCGGTCTTTGTGTCCGATCCGATCGAGCCAAAGAAATTCCCCAAGCGCATCGCTTTCAATGTGATTCCGCATATCGATGTCTTCATGGATGATGGCTCCACCAAGGAAGAGTGGAAGGTTGTCGCCGAGACCAAGAAAATGCTTGATCCATCCATCAAGGTTAGCTGCACCGCTGTACGTGTGCCGGTTTTCGTTGGCCACTCCGAAGCCGTGAACCTGGAATTTGAAGGCCCGATCACTGCTGATGAAGCTCGTGATATCCTGCGTGAAGCTCCTGGTTGTCTCGTCGTCGACAAGCGCGAAGATGGTGGTTACATCACTCCTGTTGAATCTGCTGGTGAAGATGCGACTTACATCTCTCGTATCCGTGAAGATTCCACTGTTGAGAATGGCCTCAATATCTGGGTTGTTTCCGATAACCTGCGTAAAGGCGCTGCACTGAACACCGTGCAGATCGCTGAGACCCTGATCAATAAAGGTCTGGTCAAATCACGGGCAGAAGCTGCTGCGTAA
- a CDS encoding formylglycine-generating enzyme family protein: MIALIDNIEDQLQPIPAGTILMQDNRIKKSWSATIAPFLIGQFQVTSSLFQEIMGPTDSDFSGDTVPVTSVSWLEAVEFCNQLSKMANLQACYIFSADQQDAKLIPDSNGYRLPSEAEWEYACRAGTHGPRYGALDEIAWYKINSNEHPQPVGTKQPNGWGLYDMLGNVWEWCSDVYDPETYGTYRIFRGGGWADEARGCLATNRRRSHPTFSIDDLGFRLARSL; encoded by the coding sequence ATGATTGCTCTGATAGACAACATCGAAGATCAACTTCAGCCCATCCCGGCGGGGACAATTCTGATGCAGGACAACCGCATTAAGAAAAGCTGGTCTGCAACGATTGCCCCCTTCTTGATTGGCCAGTTTCAGGTTACATCGTCACTGTTCCAAGAAATAATGGGACCAACCGACAGCGATTTCAGCGGCGATACTGTTCCCGTCACATCTGTCTCCTGGCTTGAAGCAGTAGAATTTTGCAATCAACTTTCAAAAATGGCCAACCTCCAAGCTTGCTATATATTTTCAGCAGATCAGCAAGACGCCAAGCTCATCCCCGATAGCAACGGCTATCGCCTGCCATCAGAAGCCGAATGGGAATATGCCTGCCGGGCGGGAACTCACGGCCCTCGATATGGAGCGCTGGACGAAATCGCTTGGTACAAGATCAATTCAAACGAACATCCTCAGCCAGTGGGAACAAAACAGCCCAATGGATGGGGCCTGTATGACATGCTTGGCAATGTCTGGGAATGGTGTTCAGATGTCTATGACCCAGAAACATATGGCACCTATAGAATATTTCGAGGAGGCGGTTGGGCAGACGAAGCACGCGGATGTTTGGCCACAAATCGACGCCGCAGTCATCCCACTTTCTCCATAGATGATCTGGGTTTTCGGCTTGCAAGGTCACTTTAG
- a CDS encoding GNAT family N-acetyltransferase: protein MSDVIVDHFVIRRANEYELVEVAKLFRLSRTVCLPFLPTLHTPQEDLAFFTHHVFAKQQLYVALDGADIVGLMVMEGDWLDQLYLHPDHIGKGIGSKLLADAKAQSDGYLKLYCFVENERGRRFYEARGFIEVSRSDGSINEEKMPDILYEWRAS from the coding sequence ATGAGCGATGTGATTGTTGATCATTTTGTCATTCGCCGTGCCAATGAGTATGAGTTGGTCGAGGTCGCAAAACTGTTTCGATTATCTCGCACAGTTTGTTTGCCCTTCTTACCAACGCTTCATACGCCACAAGAAGATCTTGCTTTCTTCACGCATCATGTCTTTGCCAAGCAGCAGCTATATGTTGCTCTGGACGGTGCCGATATTGTGGGCTTGATGGTGATGGAGGGAGATTGGCTGGACCAGCTTTATCTGCATCCCGATCATATCGGCAAAGGTATTGGCTCGAAATTGCTTGCTGATGCCAAGGCACAGTCTGATGGCTATTTGAAGCTGTATTGTTTTGTAGAAAATGAGCGGGGCAGGCGCTTTTATGAAGCGCGGGGATTTATTGAGGTGAGCCGTTCAGACGGGTCGATCAATGAAGAAAAAATGCCCGACATCCTGTATGAATGGCGGGCATCTTGA
- the leuB gene encoding 3-isopropylmalate dehydrogenase produces MSNKLFLLPGDGIGPEIMDEVKKIIEWMNANLDAISFEIDEGKVGGSAYDAHGAAISEEDMEKAMTADAVLFGAVGGPKWADVPYEVRPEAGLLRLRKDLGLFANLRPALCYPALADASSLKKELVEGLDILIVRELTGGVYFGEPKEITDLPDGQKRAVDTQLYTTSEIERITRVAFDLAKTRSNRVSSAEKHNVMKSGVLWKEVVTRIGAEEYKNTPLEHVLADNCAMQLVRNPKQYDVIVCDNLFGDILSDVAAMLTGSLGMLPSASLGAPDAASGKRKALYEPVHGSAPDIAGTGAANPIAMVASFGMALRYSFGLIKEAEMVDAAISNVLDKGLRTRDIATEGANVVTTSEMGDAIIAELKALA; encoded by the coding sequence ATGTCCAACAAGCTTTTCCTCCTGCCCGGTGATGGCATCGGCCCTGAAATCATGGATGAAGTGAAAAAGATCATCGAATGGATGAATGCCAATCTCGATGCTATTTCATTTGAGATCGACGAAGGCAAGGTAGGCGGATCTGCTTATGACGCGCATGGCGCTGCCATCTCTGAAGAAGACATGGAAAAAGCCATGACCGCTGACGCCGTTCTGTTCGGCGCTGTGGGCGGCCCAAAGTGGGCTGATGTTCCTTATGAAGTACGTCCGGAAGCTGGCCTGCTGCGTCTGCGCAAGGATCTGGGTCTGTTCGCAAACCTGCGCCCTGCCCTGTGCTACCCTGCTCTGGCTGATGCATCTTCCCTGAAAAAAGAGCTGGTCGAAGGCCTCGATATCCTGATCGTTCGTGAGCTGACTGGTGGTGTTTATTTCGGTGAACCAAAGGAAATCACCGATCTTCCAGATGGCCAGAAGCGCGCTGTCGACACCCAGCTTTACACCACATCCGAGATTGAGCGCATCACCCGCGTTGCTTTTGATCTGGCAAAAACCCGCTCCAACCGCGTGTCATCTGCTGAAAAGCACAATGTGATGAAATCCGGTGTGCTCTGGAAAGAAGTCGTCACCCGCATCGGTGCCGAGGAATATAAAAACACGCCACTTGAGCATGTTCTGGCCGACAACTGCGCCATGCAGCTGGTTCGCAATCCAAAGCAGTATGACGTGATTGTCTGTGACAACCTGTTCGGCGACATCCTCTCCGACGTTGCTGCAATGCTGACCGGTTCCCTCGGCATGCTGCCATCCGCATCCCTCGGTGCTCCGGATGCTGCCTCAGGCAAACGCAAGGCCCTGTATGAGCCAGTACACGGTTCTGCTCCAGATATTGCAGGCACCGGCGCTGCCAACCCGATCGCAATGGTTGCATCCTTCGGCATGGCACTGCGCTATTCCTTCGGCCTGATCAAGGAAGCTGAAATGGTTGACGCTGCTATCTCCAACGTTCTGGACAAAGGCCTGCGCACCCGCGATATCGCAACTGAAGGCGCAAATGTTGTCACCACCTCTGAGATGGGCGATGCCATCATCGCCGAGCTGAAAGCTCTCGCATAA
- the argC gene encoding N-acetyl-gamma-glutamyl-phosphate reductase, with protein MSAKVFIDGEVGTTGLQIRERLSGRSDIEFLRLGEDKRKDRDARAEMLNAADIAILCLPDAASIEAVSLIDNDTTRVIDASSAHRVADGWVYGFAEMLPDQRAKIASAKRVTNPGCYPQGYIAMMRPLVDAGLVPSNFPATMNAISGYSGGGKGMIADYETADQPVETPYWPYGLTLAHKHVPEMETYAGLDHAPIFQPAVGRYAQGMIDALPLNLWALNQKLTLTDLHQCLSARYEGETFVKVAPMNAAGRLEEITPEHLNGTNSLHIHVHGNDETGQALLLAVYDNLGKGASGAAVQNMNIMLGLDEATSLPVAPL; from the coding sequence ATGAGCGCGAAAGTCTTTATCGATGGCGAAGTTGGCACGACCGGATTGCAGATCCGTGAGCGCCTGTCCGGCCGCAGCGATATCGAATTTCTGCGACTAGGCGAAGACAAGCGGAAAGATCGCGATGCACGGGCAGAAATGCTCAATGCCGCTGACATTGCCATTCTTTGCCTTCCTGATGCTGCCTCGATTGAAGCTGTCAGCTTGATCGACAATGACACCACTCGTGTGATTGATGCTTCCTCTGCCCATCGTGTAGCAGATGGCTGGGTCTATGGCTTTGCCGAAATGCTGCCGGATCAGCGGGCGAAAATCGCATCCGCCAAACGGGTCACCAATCCGGGCTGTTATCCGCAGGGCTATATCGCAATGATGCGTCCTCTGGTCGATGCCGGTCTGGTGCCAAGCAACTTCCCGGCCACCATGAATGCCATTTCTGGCTATAGCGGTGGTGGCAAGGGCATGATTGCGGATTATGAGACAGCAGATCAACCGGTTGAAACCCCATACTGGCCTTACGGTCTGACACTGGCGCACAAACATGTGCCGGAAATGGAGACTTATGCAGGTCTCGACCATGCACCGATTTTCCAGCCAGCCGTTGGCCGCTATGCACAAGGCATGATTGATGCCCTGCCACTCAATCTCTGGGCTTTGAACCAAAAGCTCACATTGACAGATTTGCATCAATGCCTCTCTGCACGCTATGAAGGGGAAACCTTCGTCAAAGTAGCACCTATGAACGCAGCTGGCCGTCTGGAAGAAATCACACCAGAACATCTGAACGGAACCAACAGTCTGCATATCCATGTGCATGGCAATGATGAGACCGGTCAGGCCCTGCTATTGGCGGTTTATGACAATCTTGGCAAAGGCGCATCCGGCGCCGCTGTACAGAACATGAATATCATGCTGGGACTGGATGAGGCGACAAGCCTGCCTGTTGCACCGCTCTAG
- a CDS encoding carbonic anhydrase, translating to MAQLPKRLLDGYSAFKSGRFEEDRERYHQLAEIGQTPKIMLIGCCDSRATPEQIFDAGPGEMFIVRNVANLVPPAQKEDDYHGTPAALEFAIQGLKVEHIVIMGHGQCGGVRAFLDDEFQPLSEGDYIGKWVSLLQPACCDKKFDELKRDDLDRQGLLERSSVIQSLNNLRTFPCVRELEKEGKLCLHGAWFNIATGDLEYFEKDQDTFVKVDS from the coding sequence ATGGCCCAACTACCGAAACGCTTGCTTGATGGATATTCTGCTTTTAAATCAGGACGCTTCGAAGAGGATCGAGAGCGTTATCACCAACTGGCGGAAATAGGCCAGACACCCAAAATCATGTTGATCGGTTGCTGCGATAGCCGCGCAACACCAGAGCAGATCTTTGATGCTGGTCCAGGTGAAATGTTCATCGTCCGTAACGTTGCCAATCTGGTTCCACCAGCGCAAAAAGAAGACGATTATCACGGCACCCCGGCCGCACTTGAATTTGCCATTCAAGGATTGAAAGTCGAGCATATTGTCATCATGGGCCACGGCCAATGCGGCGGTGTCAGAGCCTTTCTGGACGATGAGTTCCAACCACTCTCCGAAGGCGACTATATCGGCAAATGGGTCTCGTTGTTACAGCCCGCCTGCTGCGATAAGAAGTTCGATGAACTGAAGCGTGATGATCTGGACCGTCAGGGCCTGCTGGAGCGCAGCTCCGTCATCCAGTCACTGAACAACCTGCGCACCTTCCCATGTGTTCGCGAGCTGGAAAAAGAAGGCAAGCTTTGCCTGCACGGCGCATGGTTCAATATTGCCACTGGCGATCTGGAATATTTCGAAAAAGATCAAGACACATTCGTGAAAGTCGACAGCTAG
- a CDS encoding threonine/serine dehydratase encodes MTNLPSQDDIKHAHGLIKSHIRKTPIFSIDGAAFGLDQPVDLKLEMLQHSGSFKARGAFYNLLSRDVPASGVAAASGGNHGAAVAHAAHKLGHTAKIFVPEISSPAKIKKIQHAGAEVVVQGERYADALALCESHQSNSGAIGLHAYDGFHTICGQGTLGKELEEQWGDDLPDSLIVAVGGGGLISGLASWFGQRIKIIAVEPEQSCALHQAIDKDEPVDVEVGGVAADSLGAKRIGTKGFEILQSKLHESVVVSDNAILRAQATLWHDYHLVTEAGGATAFAALQSGVYSPPKGEKVAIVLCGSNVELEKLAQSNDLL; translated from the coding sequence ATGACCAATCTTCCGTCACAAGACGACATCAAGCATGCCCATGGCCTGATCAAATCCCATATCCGCAAAACCCCTATCTTCTCCATTGATGGTGCTGCCTTCGGATTGGATCAACCTGTCGATCTGAAGCTGGAAATGCTCCAGCATTCCGGCTCCTTCAAAGCCCGTGGCGCTTTTTACAATCTGCTGAGCCGTGATGTTCCTGCTTCCGGAGTTGCTGCGGCTTCTGGCGGCAATCATGGTGCGGCGGTGGCTCACGCTGCTCATAAACTGGGACACACCGCCAAGATCTTTGTGCCGGAAATCTCCTCCCCTGCCAAAATCAAGAAGATCCAGCATGCTGGCGCTGAAGTTGTCGTCCAAGGTGAGCGCTATGCCGACGCTTTGGCGCTTTGTGAGTCTCATCAATCGAATAGCGGTGCCATTGGCCTGCATGCCTATGATGGATTTCACACCATTTGCGGTCAGGGAACTCTGGGCAAGGAGCTGGAAGAACAATGGGGGGATGATCTCCCGGACAGTCTGATCGTGGCCGTCGGTGGCGGCGGCCTGATTTCAGGGTTGGCCAGCTGGTTTGGCCAGCGCATCAAAATCATCGCCGTAGAACCCGAGCAATCCTGTGCTCTTCACCAGGCAATCGATAAGGATGAGCCAGTGGATGTCGAAGTCGGGGGTGTGGCTGCAGATTCCCTGGGTGCCAAACGCATCGGTACAAAAGGCTTTGAAATTCTGCAATCAAAACTGCATGAAAGTGTAGTTGTCAGTGACAACGCCATCCTGAGAGCACAGGCCACACTCTGGCATGATTACCATCTTGTAACCGAAGCAGGTGGAGCCACCGCCTTTGCAGCCTTGCAAAGTGGAGTTTATTCCCCACCCAAAGGCGAAAAAGTGGCAATTGTGCTATGCGGGTCCAATGTAGAGCTTGAAAAATTGGCACAAAGTAACGATCTTCTGTGA
- a CDS encoding peroxidase-related enzyme (This protein belongs to a clade of uncharacterized proteins related to peroxidases such as the alkylhydroperoxidase AhpD.), translated as MEQNEDQCPAKQSNRPVIALDLPRMDPLPADIDKYLKVCKEKLGLVPNVLEAHTFSEDKFRVFSDLYNGLMLDESGLSKLEREMIAVVVSSVNRCFYCLVAHGQAVRDLSGDPQLGEMMVINYRVAKLSKRHRAMLDFSAKLTEKPSEIVDEDRDALRDAGFSEHDIWDIANVVGFFNMSNRVAIATDMMPNDDYHGMDR; from the coding sequence ATGGAACAAAATGAAGACCAATGTCCGGCAAAACAGAGTAATCGACCGGTGATTGCCCTCGATTTGCCAAGGATGGACCCGCTACCTGCCGATATCGATAAGTATTTGAAGGTATGTAAGGAGAAGCTGGGACTGGTTCCGAATGTATTGGAAGCGCATACTTTTTCTGAGGATAAGTTTCGGGTCTTCTCAGACCTTTACAATGGCTTGATGCTGGACGAGAGTGGCTTGTCAAAGCTTGAGCGGGAAATGATTGCGGTGGTGGTCAGTTCCGTCAATCGTTGTTTCTATTGTCTGGTAGCTCATGGACAGGCTGTGCGGGACTTATCAGGTGATCCGCAATTGGGTGAAATGATGGTCATAAATTATCGTGTGGCCAAGCTAAGCAAACGTCATCGCGCCATGCTGGATTTCTCGGCCAAACTGACGGAAAAGCCATCCGAGATCGTTGATGAAGATCGCGATGCTTTGCGGGATGCTGGTTTTTCCGAACATGATATCTGGGACATCGCCAATGTGGTTGGCTTCTTCAACATGTCCAACCGTGTGGCCATTGCGACTGATATGATGCCCAATGATGACTATCACGGTATGGATCGATAG